In the Populus trichocarpa isolate Nisqually-1 chromosome 8, P.trichocarpa_v4.1, whole genome shotgun sequence genome, ATGAGTCGGTCAACATCCAACACCACGTGATCACTCATTTGCAATCCCTAATCTCGTTTTCTCCtcttcaaactaaaaaataatagaaaaggaaagaacaagTAAGCTTATTTGAAACCCTAGGATGACGCTTAAAAACAGCGGATCGAAGGATTTCGGTAGAGAAATTTAAAgatagaacaaaaacaaaagagattgtgattatatatatatatgtatgttttaTAGTTGGCTTAccggtgatttttttttaagattttgatctttaATTTGACGCGAAATGGGTGTGTTAGGATTTGTTTGTGTATTTAAGCGAGGAAACAGGCAAGACCAGGGAGAAAGTAAGAAAACGCGTTATCTAATATTTTGCAAAACAGGGGAGGGGAGACCGGCGAGCGTGTCTTGGAATGGGTCACGGGTAAAAGTTTGAGAGgtcccttcctttttttttctttctttgctacagtagtaattttttaaaatattttttattttaaaatatattaaaataatattttttttattttttaaaaattaattttaatatcaatacattaaaataatataaaaatataaaaaaattaatttttttatttttttttctaaaaattatccaACCCGCTTGAAACGCAAAATCAAACTATTGCATTTGCTAGCACCCCCGCGGCCCACGGTATGATTGTTTTTCTCAGACTGTTCACTTACAATAATACCCCCCAAAACTGACCCTCCCATGAATCACATCTCTTTTGATTGCTTTCAACTCTCCCATTAAAGAAATTTCTCAGAGGAAATTATGAAACGTCAacgttttattcgaaaaatgtGTTCTCGTTCTCTCAGGGTTTTGCTATTCCCTACCGCCCGTGCAGCTCACGTGTCCGCTTTTCTCGTAATTGATAGATACATAGACAggactttatcttttttttaattgatttaaaatttattttaaagcaaaataattATGTCAAGCTTATATTGCACGatgatgttttttgtttttttttcctctctctttattgtgtttaattttattaatgggGCATATAATTTCTCTTCCTGACCAAATTATACAGTAACGGAGAATTTGTCAAAAAGCTCATTCATCACGCCGGAGATTTTTCGTTTTTACTCCTCGACTGGAATGCTGGCCACCCGATTCGTTAGAGCACGACGACCTCATGTGAATGACGTCACCTTTCCCAggagtttcttttctttcttttaataggaaaaaaagaaacaagataaGTTGTCAGAATTAAAATAGTATTGCAGTGCAAATATGGGAATTTCTCGTCATCTTAGCAGAATTTTGGTGGGTGACAACTGACAAGTGCTCCCGATGACGTTAGCTCCGAACACCACCGAACGCTAACAAAATTTTCGGTGATTCGTGTATGATTGGAAATGTGATGTAAACGatatttgtaaaagttttaaattttgttttaaaaaaaatatttttttatttttacattgttttgatttactgatattaaaaataattttttaaaaattaaaaaaatattattttaatatatttataaataaaaaatactttaaatcatAACTGCTACCGCAATTTAAAATAGATAACcattttatctaataataaatgatttttggtATCTATAAGTGATGTTAAGGcgctatctttatttttatttctaaatactttttaaagctatatttattttaaaaaaaatattaatttgatatttttatgtgttaatgcctgaaataaaaaataatattttttaaataccttGGAACACACTATTTTTCCTTCCCAGCTTCCTAGCTAATCTACCAGGTACCACCTCTTGGAGCTGCTGTAATATGGACACAACTACCGTGGCCGCATGGTTTGGAATATTCGGTCCATTTATCTTAAGATCGGACcgaggtgttttatttttattttttcgggGGTAAAAGACAGTTTCTAGAACTAAAACCTTTAATTTCCTCCTTTTATAATCTGGAAATGAACAATGAACGCAAGTCCTATGACGGTGTTCTGTCATCACATGCTATGCTTCGATTTTGACACCAACAAATTAcataatttatgttaacaaacATTGCTAACATCACAGGCATTGTCGCAAATGTTGACTACAAAATGCACGTAAGATTTTATGTACATGCATACAAATGCCTTGTCATTTCTTTTGGAAATATACATTCGGATTTATAATATGCTCTTTGCCATCCTTTGAATACCGAAATTATACTGTGTTAACCTGGACACTACacaagaatgtttttttattattattaacgtgagtgtttGAGTTAATTTGCGTGTATCTTGACTAATCTtacgggctctgaagttaataatcatgtaaatcTCTAGTGATCATTGTATTGATAATCACAATGtttaaatttgagataaaaaaaacaaattatttaattttaaattcttatcaCTGGATGGttcactaaaaaagaaaagaatgttgCGTAGAAGCCATGCCTGATAAACTCTGTGCAACCACTTGAGCAATAAACTTAGGGCAAATGAGTTTCCTAGGCCTGAGCTTGTTTTGTTGATACGGACTGAGCTAGCCGTGGTCAGTATTTTGCTATTTTCTGAGCTACTGCGGGCTTCTTGTTTGTACTCTTGGGCTAGGCTCATCTCGTTTTTGGTTCAATGAAGGCTAGAAACAATTGTTCTTGtgaaaactgaagaaaaaattaattacccttTACCGTTTAAACATGGTTGAGGGATGTTAATTGTCAAGGGGGTGTCAATTATCCCCGCAATTGGTGTTTTTGGAGGAAAAACTTTATGCTTCATTACGAGTGCAATTgatatgcttaatgaaatttttacatgaaaaaaataatcttaataaaaaGACTACTTTTGTAAGCCCCAACAAGAAATATggctaatttaaataatttttaattaaattctaggAAGGTGATTAATAATAAGAGGATTTAATAGGCTTATATGAGTGAAGTATGGTCCATGGGAACATGAAAGCATGAATTATAAACcccataagaaaaaagttataaatttttGCTACTAAAAAAATGcttatttagaaatttaaacAAGCTTAATTAGAAAGGTAGATTGATACTAAGATAAGTAAATAGTCTTGTAAGCATGAAATATGCCTTAAAAGGGGGGCATGAGATAAATATGTACATGTGGGAATGTGACAAAAGGCCATGTAAGATTAAGGACCAAAAggacaaataacaaaaacaatatttacaaatcagcccctttttttttaagggagaGCCGACAgattgaaaaggagaaaaacctctcctcctccttctttcTTCATGATCTTCTCACTCAAGACCCTTGCATGCATCTCATTCGAGCTTATAAAAAGAGAGGGACAAGTAAATAAACATGAGAGTTAGACTTGTAGGTCTAAGCTAAAGAAGGAAAACAGTCAAACACCAccatagagagagagggagagagactaGAAGAAGCCGCGAGGGAGGAAGAAATTTGGAGctgaaaaatcaaagaagaaaagggtCCTCGACATACTCCGTCCATTTGGAGACATTCTTGGTAAGTATTGATGTAAAGCTCCAAATTCTTAAGCTAGGGTTTTTGAAcaattttgagaaaattgaGAAATTGAGACAAACAAGTAGAGTAgagatgaaataaataagaaatatgaaataaatgttgagaaatgacaaacaaaaatgGATATTGTAGAAGCCCTAGTGTTTCAGTCAAAGAGGAAAAATCTAGGGAAGGGTTTTTCCAAGTACATTCGTGTTCATGCATGTTGATAATTGATGTTGTTAGATATAATTATAGTGATTTTTGTTGAGATGAATGTTTAAAGGTTACCTTAACTTgactttaatttgaatattcttGGATTAATGTTTAGGATTGACAAAAATATATGATACTCCGAATGAAGTGAAGCTAGTTAGTGCTGTAAATTTGAGTATACGTAGAAATATCATaaagcaatgaaaaataatGAGTGATTACAATTCCCGCAACTTTATAAGGAAATTACCTGTGTATAAAGAAAAGCAAGAGCAAGACTACAAGCAAATTaccgtaaaaataaattatcaaagcTGGCGTTTACGTACTTGCCATTTCCATCTAACAGTTGTCCCTATAAACAGCGGCCTAGATTTTACATATCTCCATCACTGTTCTTATTCGCTTCAATATTTTGAAAGACGTTGTCCTCTCGACTtccttaattttgattttcttctctgttCATTTGGGAGTTGTTTTCTATAATCTTTTGACTTCCTTGAAACATGTCATGAAAGAAATTACCATGAACAGATCGTGTTCATGGCTATTAATCCTCTTTTCCAAAGCAGTGATGACTGGTGATGGTGAATTGCCATGAACAACGATCTCTCTATGGGTTTGATTTATCTAATTACATCTTGTGTGACAATACAAAGTGGGATGAATCTGAGGATGTTGTATCAGATTTCAAGCATCATAAATGGATTGTGTTCATGGCACTTCATGTATCTATCTGGCTCGGTGCTTGTATCAAGATAAATGAAATGCCATGAACAGCAATCTCTTTATATGTGTTATGATCGCATAATAATGCCTTTGCATCTAGAAGAAAATACGTGATAGATGATAAAGATTGCCATAAGAcaaatttttttccccttaacttccttctcttctattCCCACTCATATCGCTTATGAATCATTCAATTTCAGCATGAATTATGTCTTCATTCTGGAGCTATTCCTTGTATTCATGCCTTGATCTATATCATTCAAATTTAAGGAAGAGTTAGATTTTGAGAATTTTGTGAAGCTTAATTGTCCGAAGTTCCATACTCATCGGTAGGGGCTATAACTGATGCATGATATTTCAATGCTATCTGGTTTAATCTCTAcatcatgtaattaaaaaatggtTCAAAGTCAACAGTTTTGAAGTAGTCGCGTCTTCACCCGCCTATGATACCTTGTTAAAGCACTGTTCTTGTTTCCTGTTATTCCTTAAACACTATGCAACAACtcgggcttttttttttctttttgataatttCAATTCAAGCTGGTTTAATACACCGCCTATTGCGTAGAAAAAAAAGCTTTGACAATATAATTTGGCAAGATTTGTGAGTTCAGCCTCCCACTTTTTGGCCTCCAACAATGCCGATGGACACCATTTTTCGTGGCTCGCCAATTTCTAGCGTCAGGATGAGTCTGTACGTACCTTAATGGCACGACATATTCAATCATACTCACACTTCAACGTGCTCATTCATCCTCCGAgtgtaaaagaaaaacaaccttaagaaatagaaatagaatCAAAACGCAATATGCACATGGATCTGGAAAAATGAAGTGAATAGTTATTAAGCAACTCATTTTGATACAACACACTGAACAGCGTCGGGAATCGAGATTCAGAACTCCCCAATCTCAAATGGTTCCTAATTTTGTAGTCTAGGCAACAAGGAAgcatttgcttaaaaaaaatattcaggatTTAAATTCCCGCTAGATACAAAATGGGAAACTAATCTTCTATGCTATATTGTTGTTCTTTCACTAGTTACACTGCAATTTTTGGATCCCCGCATAATAAGTTGGTAAGCTTTAAGAGTGGGTGACTGTACAGTGAAACAGGGAAGTGTAGAATACCAAACGATGCttattgtaatttatacaaGCTTCCACCTGATCTACCAAGCCAGGAAGATGAAATTGCATCCTTCCACAGATGCTATCAACTTTTTCCAACTCGAGTAACTATATACCGTCCCTTCTCTAGATCGTAAACTGTCTTCAACTGGGGCTTCCTCCACTTCGATATAGACCATGCTATAAACATTATTAATATGGCAAAGCCAATTAGAGACAGTAGTGTGGGCGAGTCATCACTGATAATAGTTGCAATCCAGTCAGAGTGCTCCATATCCAAGGCCACATTGGTGTGCAAGATAAAAGCTCCCAACGCCCAATCAAGTGGGATATTACCAACCTGATTAGCAAATTCAATTCTGCAGAGGGACACCACAGGTCATCAGGatttaaattattgagataACGATAATAAAATACAACTGGGACGTGAAGAGGTGTATTCAACACATGCTCAAAGAGAGTCACTCCTTTGCAAGACTAACTTTATGTAGAAACATGAGCAGTTTCAATTCACAGGCTAATTAAATGATTTGGCAATCTAAGATGCATATATTTCCGCATTCAAAGAAAATACTATTTGAAAGTGCTGGGTGAGAAATTACCTTGGGTCGTCAACTGCAATACCAAGGCTGTCATGAAGTAGGGCAACAATATATGCCGAGGAGAAGCAATAGTGCACCAGATCTTCATCCTTGAACGAGTGGTGTTTCTTCTTCAACGTTGACCAATCCTCCCCACAGAAGTGTTCTCCAGCTATCATGAGATTGGAAAGAAATGCCCTTTGACCCAGTCCAAAGAACTAATCAATCAAATAGTTAAGTTAACAAATAAGAAAGGGATTTGGAGACATATGATCAGAGCATAATTTAAGCATGTTGGATATGGTCACAACCAAAATCAGAACATCATAGGAAAACCTTCATTGTTGTTTCTCCATCGTAGAATgcgaaacatgaaaaaaaattataatgtaacataaaaaaaaggaagtggGGTTGTAAAACCTTTGatgtataaaagaaattttccaTGGCCAAGAACTTCCCCTGAAGCTTAGGTATGAACACCGATCCTATTTGGCAATGCTGATAGGAGCATATCTCTGCATCCAGATAATAAAGCAACTAAAGGAACAGAAAACACAAAATGCCACGCTATAATTCTACTAACAGAATTTCATACCTTTTCCCTTTTGTAACAGTGTTAGTGCAGCTGATCTGCACTCGGAGAAGTTGCCCCTAGAATGAAGAGTTGATACAAATCTGttcttttcagtcaaagaaccTGGAGAGAGCTTCAAAGACTCCACAACACGTGAATATCCCTTGGGAGTACAAGGATCCACAAATATTCCCTTCCCAAGAGATTCAGCAGCTGCATTATTGAGGATATACAATAACTTATGTTAAGATATCCCATTTCCAAAACCAAATAATGAACTAGTGCACACTGACCAATTCAAACCAATCAAAGATCCTAGAATTAaaatcaaacagaaaaaaagaagacagtAACTTTAACAATCCTTATGCATGACCCATTGAACATGCATGCATCCTATCAATCTATTTATCTGAAATTActgtgaaaaatattaattccatGCACATCAGTCatagatttataatttatctgGTCTTATTGTTGCTCCCAATAATTGGTCAAGTGTGTATTAGACTAACAGAGCATATTGggaatctctctctctatctagaTAGATAGATCAATTTTTGATAGATAGAATAGATAGATAGatcaaatttagttttaaattgattcataaaaaaaaagttcttagATTGCATTTAATTCAGATTTAAGCACTTACAAATAAAAGGCACAGCATACTTACCCGGATGATGGTTTCCTGAGACAAGCGATTCCCTCAATGCTTCAGATGCAGCAttctacaaaattaaaaagttacaaGCTTCtaatacttaattttttctCAGCATCcgagaaaaaatcaataaccaaacGTCAAAGTTCTTCCAATGTGGACAAGTGAAATCAAAAGCATCAGCTGCGACACAAAAAGTTTTATAAGAGTTTCACATATTCAAATTTATGCAGTTGATGCCTTGATAAAGATTAAAATACAGTCCATGCAGACAACACTTTTATCTAGCTAAATAAATATATGGAAGTTACAATGCTAGGAATTTTAATTTAAGCTTGTTTCCCCTGGTTTTCTGGTCAAGCGGTTTTCCTTGATTTAACAAAATTTCACCATTAAGAAAGCTATggctatatatattataagaatTATTCTAGAGAAAGTTTACCTGTCCAAGATTAAGAAAGCTATGGCTATAGACATTATAAGTAATATTCCCAAACTCAACAGTACGTGAAAACTCAGGAGGCACTGGCTCAGTTGAAACAAAAGCCACCTGCGACAGAAGCATCAGACAGCAggcatgaataaaataaattagcatTACTTAAAGCATAAAAACAGACAGGAAATTCAAGCAATATAAACTtcctaaaaatattttgcattgGCCGTTGACGGCCAACCGATACAAGGAACAAAAGACAAGATCTTCTCTCAAACCTTTAAACCTAGAAATACAGCAACTAACGCTAAGTACATTGTTAGAACATCTCAAATTTAAATCAGCTCTAACATACAAAACATTTTGCCTAATTCAACAAAAACACAAGCAGCAAGACCTTTCGATACATGACACTTTGCCCTTGAATGGCCACTCCACATTTCCAACTTCAATTCTCCTTACAATGACAATGCAACTGCTGTATACTCACAAATTTTCAGTGGCACAgcagaacaccaaaaaaaataatataaatttgagacaaaaagataaaaacctGAGCAGAAGCTCCACCAAGTTCAATAATCCCAGTAGTTTCCAAAGGATCGCCACCAAGAGTACCCAACGCATAATTCGCAATAACCCAAGCATACAACCCCTCATCCGACCCTATTGAGAAAACAGGGTAATCGCAACCAATGTCAGTCCTCTCTCTATAACAATTAAcaatatacaaataaataaataaacaaacattttGTACCAGTAATAACAGAAGCCCAACTATCCTGAAACTTAAACCCAGACTTCCTCAAAACCCGTCTGCACACGTCTAAAATCCGATCTCGAGCCTCCGAATCAAGCAACCGCATTCCGGCAGTCGCCATTAACCTAACCTCAGTCTCTCCCCACAATTCTCTAGGCACTCTCCCTTTCCCAAACTCCACCAATTCCTCCACTGACCCACCTGCACCTTCCGGATCCCCCGCATAAGCCGATAACCCTGGATTCACCTTCATTGCTCCTTCTTCTAAATCAAACACAACTTTCCCTCCACTTTCAATTCGGTACCCCAATACATGAATCCGGGTACCCGTACTCCCTCCGTCGATTATGATACCGTACATTTTAGAAAACGATTTCGTTTTCGATTTAAAGAGGTAATAACAAGATAAGAGAGCGATTAGAGTTATTATAATAACTAGTTTGGATTTGGCGTATTTGAATTTGGTAGATCGGGTTGAGATGGTTCGGCTGTGAAGTTTGATAGAAGGATCCATTTTTTGCTGGTCGGTGGTATTTGAATCGACCCGGTTGCGGGCATGCGGTCGTCGCATCAAAGAGAAGGAATTGGCATGTGAAGGGAATGTGAGATTTTTAGGGTTTCTGATGGATAGGAGAGTGAGAGGGCTAACAGAGCATGACGGCCCCCCCGCTCTCTATCTCTCTGAAATTCGGGTTTGGGTATGTATTTCGGGCACTCAGGTGGTGGTGGGAGTTTTACGATGATGGCAAGACGCGTTGACGGGAGATTTTTAAGGGAAAGAGGTTTTTGCGGTTCGGTTTTTCTTGCGAGGTCTTTTGGGTTCGGGTTGTGGACTGGTTTGggcccttttttaaaaaataattttttttaaaaaaaaaagtattctcACATATTGTTTACAGAGTTTAATTTAAGGTATTTATgtagaaattaatgaaaaataaatatttaattgttaattttttttaatcaatgtaacatgattattttaatgttaataatgAATTGAAACATTTTTGTAGGAATCAAATAagtcatttatatatttttttttctactgttTTTAGAATGATGTACCCTGTAATATGCATGCTTAtgatttaaatgtatttttatctatagataaaaagaaataaattcacTTTTAACTAGACCATTTTATTAAGaatagtttttcatttaaattaataaatttttaatcttttaaaaaaatgcccTGATTTTCATATCTTCatgtgcatttgttttatttcatttaaaattcgGTGTCATTTATATCGATCATGAAACTATTAatttatccaaaaatattttgattcaatAGACAATaagcatttcaaatttattattttttttttcgcgCGCGCGTGGTGTTTAGATAAGACAAATGTACATTTACATATTTTTCTCACAATTCTTTGGCATTGGACTTCTAAAAGCAAGTTTGGCTAAGTGTTTGcgacaatatttttatttaaaattagtaaTATATCATTTGATTACAAAATGAGTTGTAGTTTTCATGCATGGACCCATCTTTATCTGCAGTCAAACCTTAATTTTGTTGAAGCAAAAATTAGATGCTTTTCGTTTCCTGTTCATGCAACAGTGTTTATAAACACAGTATAAAATTGTTCCCATCTTTCTTCCTTGACCAGTGCTTCGGGTATGAGTGGATTTTGTCCAGATGAGAAAAC is a window encoding:
- the LOC7498171 gene encoding probable apyrase 6, with translation MRRPHARNRVDSNTTDQQKMDPSIKLHSRTISTRSTKFKYAKSKLVIIITLIALLSCYYLFKSKTKSFSKMYGIIIDGGSTGTRIHVLGYRIESGGKVVFDLEEGAMKVNPGLSAYAGDPEGAGGSVEELVEFGKGRVPRELWGETEVRLMATAGMRLLDSEARDRILDVCRRVLRKSGFKFQDSWASVITGSDEGLYAWVIANYALGTLGGDPLETTGIIELGGASAQVAFVSTEPVPPEFSRTVEFGNITYNVYSHSFLNLGQNAASEALRESLVSGNHHPAAESLGKGIFVDPCTPKGYSRVVESLKLSPGSLTEKNRFVSTLHSRGNFSECRSAALTLLQKGKEICSYQHCQIGSVFIPKLQGKFLAMENFFYTSKFFGLGQRAFLSNLMIAGEHFCGEDWSTLKKKHHSFKDEDLVHYCFSSAYIVALLHDSLGIAVDDPRIEFANQVGNIPLDWALGAFILHTNVALDMEHSDWIATIISDDSPTLLSLIGFAILIMFIAWSISKWRKPQLKTVYDLEKGRYIVTRVGKS